One region of Cinclus cinclus chromosome 25, bCinCin1.1, whole genome shotgun sequence genomic DNA includes:
- the LOC134053673 gene encoding trafficking protein particle complex subunit 4 isoform X3 gives MSARKEEPSVERGRAPRAGASLPGRGRAAGPRPGRCAMAIFSVYVVNKAGGLIYQLDHYAPRADTEKTFSFPLDLVLRPHDERVVVAFGQRDGIRVGHAVLAINGAEVNGACPHRLFAIGSQLSPEVGSSGIEMLETDTFKLHCFQTLTGIKFMVLADPRQTGIDALLRKIYEIYSDFALKNPFYSLEMPIRCELFDQNLKLALEVAEKAGPFGPGS, from the exons ATGTCGGCGAGAAAGGAAGAGCCGAGCGTGGAGCGGGGGCGGGCCCCGCGGGCCGGCGCGTCACTGCCGGGGCGGGgacgggcggcggggccgcggccgggcCGTTGCGCTATGGCGATCTTCAGCGTCTACGTGGTAAACAAGGCCGGCGGCCTCATCTACCAGCTGGACCACTACGCGCCCCGCGCCGACACCGAGAAGACGTTCAGCTTTCCGCTCGATCTCGTCCTGCGCCCGCACGACGAGCGCGTCGTCGTCGCCTTCGGGCAGCGGGACGGCATCCGCG TGGGTCACGCCGTGCTCGCCATCAACGGCGCCGAGGTCAACG GGGCCTGTCCCCACAGGCTGTTCGCTATCGGGTCGCAGCTGTCACCTGAAGTTGGGAGCTCCGGGATCGAGATGCTGGAGACTGACACCTTCAAGCTGCACTGCTTCCAGACGCTGACAG GGATCAAATTCATGGTTCTTGCTGACCCAAGGCAGACGGGGATAGACGCTCTTCTCCGCAAAATCTATGAGATTTACTCAGACTTCGCTCTGAAGAATCCTTTCTACTCCCTGGAGATGCCAATAAG ATGCGAGTTGTTTGATCAGAACTTGAAGCTTGCTCTGGAGGTGGCAGAGAAAGCTGGACCCTTTGGACCTGGATCATAG
- the LOC134053673 gene encoding trafficking protein particle complex subunit 4 isoform X4 produces the protein MSARKEEPSVERGRAPRAGASLPGRGRAAGPRPGRCAMAIFSVYVVNKAGGLIYQLDHYAPRADTEKTFSFPLDLVLRPHDERVVVAFGQRDGIRVGHAVLAINGAEVNGRFTADGKDMLETDTFKLHCFQTLTGIKFMVLADPRQTGIDALLRKIYEIYSDFALKNPFYSLEMPIRCELFDQNLKLALEVAEKAGPFGPGS, from the exons ATGTCGGCGAGAAAGGAAGAGCCGAGCGTGGAGCGGGGGCGGGCCCCGCGGGCCGGCGCGTCACTGCCGGGGCGGGgacgggcggcggggccgcggccgggcCGTTGCGCTATGGCGATCTTCAGCGTCTACGTGGTAAACAAGGCCGGCGGCCTCATCTACCAGCTGGACCACTACGCGCCCCGCGCCGACACCGAGAAGACGTTCAGCTTTCCGCTCGATCTCGTCCTGCGCCCGCACGACGAGCGCGTCGTCGTCGCCTTCGGGCAGCGGGACGGCATCCGCG TGGGTCACGCCGTGCTCGCCATCAACGGCGCCGAGGTCAACGGTCGCTTCACGGCGGACGGGAAGGAC ATGCTGGAGACTGACACCTTCAAGCTGCACTGCTTCCAGACGCTGACAG GGATCAAATTCATGGTTCTTGCTGACCCAAGGCAGACGGGGATAGACGCTCTTCTCCGCAAAATCTATGAGATTTACTCAGACTTCGCTCTGAAGAATCCTTTCTACTCCCTGGAGATGCCAATAAG ATGCGAGTTGTTTGATCAGAACTTGAAGCTTGCTCTGGAGGTGGCAGAGAAAGCTGGACCCTTTGGACCTGGATCATAG
- the LOC134053673 gene encoding trafficking protein particle complex subunit 4 isoform X2: MSARKEEPSVERGRAPRAGASLPGRGRAAGPRPGRCAMAIFSVYVVNKAGGLIYQLDHYAPRADTEKTFSFPLDLVLRPHDERVVVAFGQRDGIRVGHAVLAINGAEVNGRFTADGKDVLEFLGNPANYPVSIRFGRHRLSSNEKLMLASMFHSLFAIGSQLSPEVGSSGIEMLETDTFKLHCFQTLTEMPIRCELFDQNLKLALEVAEKAGPFGPGS; this comes from the exons ATGTCGGCGAGAAAGGAAGAGCCGAGCGTGGAGCGGGGGCGGGCCCCGCGGGCCGGCGCGTCACTGCCGGGGCGGGgacgggcggcggggccgcggccgggcCGTTGCGCTATGGCGATCTTCAGCGTCTACGTGGTAAACAAGGCCGGCGGCCTCATCTACCAGCTGGACCACTACGCGCCCCGCGCCGACACCGAGAAGACGTTCAGCTTTCCGCTCGATCTCGTCCTGCGCCCGCACGACGAGCGCGTCGTCGTCGCCTTCGGGCAGCGGGACGGCATCCGCG TGGGTCACGCCGTGCTCGCCATCAACGGCGCCGAGGTCAACGGTCGCTTCACGGCGGACGGGAAGGACGTGCTGGAGTTCCTGGGCAACCCCGCCAACTACCCCGTGTCCATCCGCTTTGGCCGCCACCGGCTCTCCTCCAACGAGAAGCTTATGCTGGCCTCCATGTTCCACTC GCTGTTCGCTATCGGGTCGCAGCTGTCACCTGAAGTTGGGAGCTCCGGGATCGAGATGCTGGAGACTGACACCTTCAAGCTGCACTGCTTCCAGACGCTGAC GGAGATGCCAATAAG ATGCGAGTTGTTTGATCAGAACTTGAAGCTTGCTCTGGAGGTGGCAGAGAAAGCTGGACCCTTTGGACCTGGATCATAG
- the LOC134053673 gene encoding trafficking protein particle complex subunit 4 isoform X1, with protein sequence MSARKEEPSVERGRAPRAGASLPGRGRAAGPRPGRCAMAIFSVYVVNKAGGLIYQLDHYAPRADTEKTFSFPLDLVLRPHDERVVVAFGQRDGIRVGHAVLAINGAEVNGRFTADGKDVLEFLGNPANYPVSIRFGRHRLSSNEKLMLASMFHSLFAIGSQLSPEVGSSGIEMLETDTFKLHCFQTLTGIKFMVLADPRQTGIDALLRKIYEIYSDFALKNPFYSLEMPIRCELFDQNLKLALEVAEKAGPFGPGS encoded by the exons ATGTCGGCGAGAAAGGAAGAGCCGAGCGTGGAGCGGGGGCGGGCCCCGCGGGCCGGCGCGTCACTGCCGGGGCGGGgacgggcggcggggccgcggccgggcCGTTGCGCTATGGCGATCTTCAGCGTCTACGTGGTAAACAAGGCCGGCGGCCTCATCTACCAGCTGGACCACTACGCGCCCCGCGCCGACACCGAGAAGACGTTCAGCTTTCCGCTCGATCTCGTCCTGCGCCCGCACGACGAGCGCGTCGTCGTCGCCTTCGGGCAGCGGGACGGCATCCGCG TGGGTCACGCCGTGCTCGCCATCAACGGCGCCGAGGTCAACGGTCGCTTCACGGCGGACGGGAAGGACGTGCTGGAGTTCCTGGGCAACCCCGCCAACTACCCCGTGTCCATCCGCTTTGGCCGCCACCGGCTCTCCTCCAACGAGAAGCTTATGCTGGCCTCCATGTTCCACTC GCTGTTCGCTATCGGGTCGCAGCTGTCACCTGAAGTTGGGAGCTCCGGGATCGAGATGCTGGAGACTGACACCTTCAAGCTGCACTGCTTCCAGACGCTGACAG GGATCAAATTCATGGTTCTTGCTGACCCAAGGCAGACGGGGATAGACGCTCTTCTCCGCAAAATCTATGAGATTTACTCAGACTTCGCTCTGAAGAATCCTTTCTACTCCCTGGAGATGCCAATAAG ATGCGAGTTGTTTGATCAGAACTTGAAGCTTGCTCTGGAGGTGGCAGAGAAAGCTGGACCCTTTGGACCTGGATCATAG
- the LOC134053673 gene encoding trafficking protein particle complex subunit 4 isoform X5: MSARKEEPSVERGRAPRAGASLPGRGRAAGPRPGRCAMAIFSVYVVNKAGGLIYQLDHYAPRADTEKTFSFPLDLVLRPHDERVVVAFGQRDGIRGIKFMVLADPRQTGIDALLRKIYEIYSDFALKNPFYSLEMPIRCELFDQNLKLALEVAEKAGPFGPGS, encoded by the exons ATGTCGGCGAGAAAGGAAGAGCCGAGCGTGGAGCGGGGGCGGGCCCCGCGGGCCGGCGCGTCACTGCCGGGGCGGGgacgggcggcggggccgcggccgggcCGTTGCGCTATGGCGATCTTCAGCGTCTACGTGGTAAACAAGGCCGGCGGCCTCATCTACCAGCTGGACCACTACGCGCCCCGCGCCGACACCGAGAAGACGTTCAGCTTTCCGCTCGATCTCGTCCTGCGCCCGCACGACGAGCGCGTCGTCGTCGCCTTCGGGCAGCGGGACGGCATCCGCG GGATCAAATTCATGGTTCTTGCTGACCCAAGGCAGACGGGGATAGACGCTCTTCTCCGCAAAATCTATGAGATTTACTCAGACTTCGCTCTGAAGAATCCTTTCTACTCCCTGGAGATGCCAATAAG ATGCGAGTTGTTTGATCAGAACTTGAAGCTTGCTCTGGAGGTGGCAGAGAAAGCTGGACCCTTTGGACCTGGATCATAG
- the RPS25 gene encoding small ribosomal subunit protein eS25 produces MPPKDDKKKKDAGKSAKKDKDPVNKSGGKAKKKKWSKGKVRDKLNNLVLFDKATYDKLCKEVPNYKLITPAVVSERLKIRGSLARAALQELLSKGLIKLVSKHRAQVIYTRNTKGGDAPAAGEDA; encoded by the exons ATg CCGCCCAAAGACGACAAGAAGAAGAAGGATGCGGGCAAATCCGCCAAGAAGGACAAGGACCCGGTCAACAAGTCCGGCGGCAAAGCCAAGAAGAAG AAGTGGTCCAAGGGGAAAGTGAGAGACAAGTTGAACAACCTTGTCCTGTTTGACAAGGCCACTTACGACAAACTGTGCAAAGAAGTGCCCAACTACAAGCTCATCACACCTGCAGTTGTCTCAGAAAGGCTGAAGATTCGAGGCTCCCTGGCTCGGGCTgccctccaggagctgcttaGCAAAG gGTTGATCAAACTGGTGTCCAAGCACCGAGCCCAAGTGATCTATACCCGAAACACGAAAGGTGGAGACGCGCCTGCTGCGGGGGAGGACGCCTAG
- the CENATAC gene encoding centrosomal AT-AC splicing factor yields the protein MAVLYCRLCRRSAFTGRRHRYSVGHRRRLREALAQLQEATAAARAAAAAADAASAVRRYDPTEHDGRVWCPCCGRGVRRDGRRGGLALLQAELMRHLAGPEHRRETARFWRENRAEAAVRERCLVPAEEYERFAQALERALAEHQRREEERILQMAADIREAERRQRETVQAALQLQPEPELCAGPSVCRLPAGPERDSPCAAEKPGPSGMQTGPDLAWMESGRALTFIGHQETEGKGNVHTGAKPPWLTEEEDGSKQIGPSYEEFLKHKEKQKLKKLPVERVGANFDHTCQTSDSWLPSFGRVWNHGRRWQSRHQFRTESGEKKKKV from the exons ATGGCGGTGCTCTACTGCCGGTTGTGCCGCCGCAGCGCCTTCACGGGCCGCCGGCACCGCTACAGCGTGGGGCATCGCCGGCGGCTGCGGGAGGCGCTGGCCCAGCTGCAGGAGGCGAcggcggcggcgcgggcagCGGCGGCTGCGGCCGATGCGGCCTCGGCCGTGCGGCGCTACGACCCAACGGAACACGATGGGCGCGTGTGGTGCCCGTGCTGCGGGCGCGGCGTGCGGCGGGacgggcggcgcggcgggctGGCGCTGCTGCAAGCCGAGCTGATGCGGCACTTGGCCGG GCCCGAGCACCGCCGGGAGACGGCGCGTTTCTGGCGGGAGAACCGGGCGGAAGCGGCGGTGCGGGAGCGGTGCCTGGTGCCGGCCGAGGAGTACGAGCGCTTCGCACAGGCTCTGGAGCGGGCGCTGGCCGAGCACCAGCGGCGGGAGGAGGAGCGCATCCTCCAG ATGGCAGCTGACATCCGGGAAGCCGAGCGCCGGCAGCGAGAGACGGTGCAAGCGGCGCTCCAG CTTCAACCGGAGCCAGAACTTTGTGCAGGACCTTCTGTCTGCAGGCTTCCTGCAGGACCTGAACG GGACAGCCCTTGTGCTGCAGAAAAGCCTGGCCCGAGCGGAATGCAGACAGGACCTGATTTAGCCTGGATGGAATCAGGCAGGGCTCTGACCTTCATTGGCCACCAG gaaacagaagggaaaggaaatgtcCACACAG GAGCAAAACCTCCATGGCTAACAGAGGAAGAAGATGGAAGTAAACAAATTGGACCTTCCTATGAGGAATTTCTCAAACACA aggagaagcagaagctgaaaaagCTCCCAGTGGAACGTGTTGGTGCCAACTTTGACCATACCTGTCAGACAAGTGACAGCTGGCTCCCTTCCTTTGGGCGTGTATGGAAtcatggcaggaggtggcagtCCCG GCATCAGTTTAGAACTGAAtcaggggaaaagaagaaaaaagtgtga